The following are from one region of the Nicotiana tomentosiformis chromosome 7, ASM39032v3, whole genome shotgun sequence genome:
- the LOC104104104 gene encoding reticulon-like protein B17 isoform X1 codes for MDTTPPSHRSEPRSRTKSASRLSRLRRYDEENESLTPRVSLEIVPSPRLLDSPTMSPNKPPYSNNLPLHELLLLSPSPLRKSRTRLADKLELVDDGVEPNGVRRRRRSRNSAVGASPRNNRRSRRRLEQEMREDRELGLAEEVLKPKKKRNSGKSKKDKLSLVLSNTTTIEAKGGEGCDLINRIELLLSDLVMWRDVARSSLWFGLGSLCFLSSCFAKGVTFSIFSIISQLGLLFLVVSFFSRSIRQRDGSEVKSEFQLTEDDILRMGRLILPAANLALSKTRELFSGEPAMTLKLVPVLLIGAEYGHLITVWRLCALGFFISFTAPKLYSCYSSQISNKANYMKCWMMETWGACSHKKMIAASVLTAFWNLTTVRTRIFTAFICLVIFRYCRQHVEAKVEEEEVGVEEEEEEEEEQQQQALVVLEQPVKKGA; via the exons ATGGATACAACTCCTCCATCTCATCGATCTGAGCCACGAAGCCGAACAAAATCAGCATCAAGACTCTCAAGACTCCGCCGATATGACGAAGAGAATGAATCCCTTACTCCAAGAGTCTCTCTTGAAATAGTCCCTTCACCAAGATTACTAGATTCTCCAACTATGTCACCTAATAAGCCTCCTTATAGTAACAATCTCCCACTTCACGAGCTTCTTCTTCTTTCGCCATCTCCTCTTCGAAAATCCAGGACTCGTCTAGCTGATAAGCTTGAATTGGTTGATGACGGGGTTGAGCCTAATGGTGTTCGTAGGAGGCGAAGGAGTAGAAATTCTGCAGTTGGTGCTTCGCCACGTAATAATCGAAGATCAAGAAGAAGGTTAGAGCAAGAAATGAGAGAAGATAGAGAGCTGGGGTTAGCTGAGGAAGTGCTTAAACCAAAAAAGAAGAGGAATAGTGGTAAATCCAAGAAAGATAAGCTAAGCTTGGTTCTTTCAAATACAACAA caATAGAAGCAAAGGGAGGAGAAGGGTGTGATTTAATAAACAGAATTGAGCTTCTATTAAGTGATTTGGTGATGTGGAGGGATGTGGCAAGGTCAAGCCTCTGGTTTGGTTTGGGGTCTCTCTGTTTCTTATCTTCTTGTTTTGCGAAAGGAGTTACTTTTAG CATTTTCTCAATTATTTCTCAATTGGGATTACTGTTTTTAGTTGTTTCATTCTTCTCACGTTCCATTCGCCAAAG AGATGGTTCAGAAGTAAAGAGTGAATTTCAGCTGACTGAAGATGACATTTTGAGAATGGGAAGACTGATACTTCCAGCTGCAAATCTTGCACTTTCTAAAACAAGAGAGCTTTTTTCAGGAGAGCCTGCTATGACCCTCAAA TTAGTGCCAGTCCTGCTAATTGGAGCTGAATATGGCCATTTGATAACTGTATGGAGGCTCTGTGCCCTTG GTTTTTTCATCAGTTTTACTGCCCCAAAACTATATTCTTGTTATTCTTCTCAGATATCTAATAAAG CCAACTATATGAAATGTTGGATGATGGAGACATGGGGAGCTTGCTCTCACAAGAAAATGATAGCTGCATCAGTATTGACTGCATTTTGGAACCTGACCACTGTCAGAACACGAATCTTCACAG CATTTATATGTCTAGTAATATTCAGATATTGTAGACAACATGTAGAGGCAAAGGTTGAAGAAGAAGAGGTCggagtggaagaagaagaagaagaagaagaagagcagCAGCAGCAAGCATTGGTTGTGTTAGAACAACCTGTCAAAAAAGGGGCATAG
- the LOC104104104 gene encoding reticulon-like protein B17 isoform X2 has product MDTTPPSHRSEPRSRTKSASRLSRLRRYDEENESLTPRVSLEIVPSPRLLDSPTMSPNKPPYSNNLPLHELLLLSPSPLRKSRTRLADKLELVDDGVEPNGVRRRRRSRNSAVGASPRNNRRSRRRLEQEMREDRELGLAEEVLKPKKKRNSGKSKKDKLSLVLSNTTKAKGGEGCDLINRIELLLSDLVMWRDVARSSLWFGLGSLCFLSSCFAKGVTFSIFSIISQLGLLFLVVSFFSRSIRQRDGSEVKSEFQLTEDDILRMGRLILPAANLALSKTRELFSGEPAMTLKLVPVLLIGAEYGHLITVWRLCALGFFISFTAPKLYSCYSSQISNKANYMKCWMMETWGACSHKKMIAASVLTAFWNLTTVRTRIFTAFICLVIFRYCRQHVEAKVEEEEVGVEEEEEEEEEQQQQALVVLEQPVKKGA; this is encoded by the exons ATGGATACAACTCCTCCATCTCATCGATCTGAGCCACGAAGCCGAACAAAATCAGCATCAAGACTCTCAAGACTCCGCCGATATGACGAAGAGAATGAATCCCTTACTCCAAGAGTCTCTCTTGAAATAGTCCCTTCACCAAGATTACTAGATTCTCCAACTATGTCACCTAATAAGCCTCCTTATAGTAACAATCTCCCACTTCACGAGCTTCTTCTTCTTTCGCCATCTCCTCTTCGAAAATCCAGGACTCGTCTAGCTGATAAGCTTGAATTGGTTGATGACGGGGTTGAGCCTAATGGTGTTCGTAGGAGGCGAAGGAGTAGAAATTCTGCAGTTGGTGCTTCGCCACGTAATAATCGAAGATCAAGAAGAAGGTTAGAGCAAGAAATGAGAGAAGATAGAGAGCTGGGGTTAGCTGAGGAAGTGCTTAAACCAAAAAAGAAGAGGAATAGTGGTAAATCCAAGAAAGATAAGCTAAGCTTGGTTCTTTCAAATACAACAA AAGCAAAGGGAGGAGAAGGGTGTGATTTAATAAACAGAATTGAGCTTCTATTAAGTGATTTGGTGATGTGGAGGGATGTGGCAAGGTCAAGCCTCTGGTTTGGTTTGGGGTCTCTCTGTTTCTTATCTTCTTGTTTTGCGAAAGGAGTTACTTTTAG CATTTTCTCAATTATTTCTCAATTGGGATTACTGTTTTTAGTTGTTTCATTCTTCTCACGTTCCATTCGCCAAAG AGATGGTTCAGAAGTAAAGAGTGAATTTCAGCTGACTGAAGATGACATTTTGAGAATGGGAAGACTGATACTTCCAGCTGCAAATCTTGCACTTTCTAAAACAAGAGAGCTTTTTTCAGGAGAGCCTGCTATGACCCTCAAA TTAGTGCCAGTCCTGCTAATTGGAGCTGAATATGGCCATTTGATAACTGTATGGAGGCTCTGTGCCCTTG GTTTTTTCATCAGTTTTACTGCCCCAAAACTATATTCTTGTTATTCTTCTCAGATATCTAATAAAG CCAACTATATGAAATGTTGGATGATGGAGACATGGGGAGCTTGCTCTCACAAGAAAATGATAGCTGCATCAGTATTGACTGCATTTTGGAACCTGACCACTGTCAGAACACGAATCTTCACAG CATTTATATGTCTAGTAATATTCAGATATTGTAGACAACATGTAGAGGCAAAGGTTGAAGAAGAAGAGGTCggagtggaagaagaagaagaagaagaagaagagcagCAGCAGCAAGCATTGGTTGTGTTAGAACAACCTGTCAAAAAAGGGGCATAG